The Candidatus Nanopelagicales bacterium genome window below encodes:
- a CDS encoding type III pantothenate kinase → MLLTIDVGNTNTDIGLFDGEELARSYRTKTDARSTGDEIALTFRGLLAADPPITGVALCSTVPAALREMRGMLERYYSGVPTVVVEPGVKTGVGVHTDNPKEVGTDRIMNTLAAFHLYGGPCIVVDFGTSTNFDVISERGEFLGGALAAGIEISVDALAQRAAQLRKVELVRPRSVIGKNTVESLQSGSVYGFAGQVDGVVSRIIEELGGEVTAVVATGGLSKVVLDEASTITDHEPFLTLIGLRLVFEKNA, encoded by the coding sequence GTGCTACTCACAATTGACGTCGGGAACACCAACACCGACATCGGCCTGTTCGACGGCGAAGAACTCGCGCGTTCCTACCGCACCAAGACCGATGCCCGGTCCACTGGCGACGAGATCGCGTTGACGTTCCGCGGTCTACTCGCAGCTGACCCGCCGATCACCGGTGTCGCGTTGTGTTCCACCGTTCCAGCGGCGCTGCGCGAGATGCGAGGGATGTTGGAGCGCTACTACTCAGGCGTTCCGACGGTGGTTGTGGAACCCGGAGTCAAGACCGGAGTCGGGGTACACACCGACAATCCGAAAGAGGTGGGCACCGACCGGATCATGAACACGCTTGCCGCTTTTCACCTCTACGGCGGACCGTGCATCGTGGTCGACTTCGGAACGTCGACCAACTTCGATGTCATCTCCGAGCGAGGCGAGTTCCTGGGTGGCGCCCTGGCCGCCGGCATCGAGATCTCCGTCGATGCTCTTGCCCAACGCGCTGCGCAGCTTCGCAAAGTCGAACTCGTACGCCCGCGCTCGGTCATCGGCAAGAACACCGTGGAGTCGCTGCAATCCGGGTCGGTGTACGGATTTGCCGGTCAGGTTGACGGTGTGGTCAGCCGGATCATCGAGGAACTCGGTGGCGAGGTGACGGCCGTGGTTGCCACCGGTGGGTTGTCCAAAGTGGTGCTCGATGAAGCCAGCACGATCACTGACCACGAGCCATTCCTGACTCTCATCGGTTTGCGACTGGTGTTTGAGAAGAATGCCTGA